A window from Rhinolophus sinicus isolate RSC01 linkage group LG18, ASM3656204v1, whole genome shotgun sequence encodes these proteins:
- the SOX8 gene encoding transcription factor SOX-8, translated as MLDMSETRAQPPCSPSGTASSMSHVEDSDSDAPPSPAGAGSGGRGDAAEAADERFPACIRDAVSQVLKGYDWSLVPMPVRGGGGGALKAKPHVKRPMNAFMVWAQAARRKLADQYPHLHNAELSKTLGKLWRLLSESEKRPFVEEAERLRVQHKKDHPDYKYQPRRRKSVKTGQSDSDSGAELGHHPGGAGYKSDTSLGDAHHHSDHTGQTHGPPTPPTTPKTDLHHGGKQELKLEGRRLVDSGRQNIDFSNVDISELSSEVIGNMDTFDVHEFDQYLPLNGHSALPAEPGQPAGSSYGGASYSHSGAAGIGASPVWSHKGAPSASASPEAGPPRPHIKTEQLSPGHYGDQSHGSPGRTDYSSYSAQASVTTAAPAVAASSFTSSQCDYTDLQAPNYYSPYAGYPSSLYQYPYFHSSRRPYTSPLLSSLSVPPAHSPPSNWDQPVYTTLTRP; from the exons ATGCTGGACATGAGCGAGACCCGCGCCCAGCCGCCCTGCAGCCCGTCCGGCACCGCCAGCTCCATGTCGCACGTGGAGGACTCGGACTCCGACGCTCCGCCGTCCCCGGCGGGCGCGGGGAGCGGTGGCCGGGGCGACGCGGCCGAGGCGGCGGACGAGCGCTTCCCCGCCTGCATCCGCGACGCCGTGTCGCAGGTGCTCAAGGGTTACGACTGGAGCCTGGTGCCCATGCCGGTgcgtggcggcggcggcggcgcgctCAAGGCCAAGCCGCACGTGAAGCGGCCCATGAACGCCTTCATGGTGTGGGCGCAAGCGGCGCGCCGCAAACTGGCGGACCAGTACCCGCACCTGCACAACGCCGAGCTCAGCAAGACTCTGGGCAAGCTGTGGCG CTTGCTGAGTGAGAGTGAGAAGCGCCCCTTCGTGGAGGAGGCAGAGCGGCTGCGGGTTCAACACAAGAAAGACCACCCGGATTACAAGTACCAGCCACGCCGGAGGAAGAGCGTGAAGACGGGCCAGAGCGACTCGGACTCGGGCGCCGAGCTGGGCCATCACCCAGGCGGGGCTGGGTACAAGAGCGACACCAGCCTTGGGGACGCACATCACCACAGTGACCACACAG GGCAGACCCACGGGCCTCCCACCCCGCCCACCACCCCCAAGACGGACCTGCACCACGGAGGCAAGCAAGAACTGAAGCTGGAAGGGCGCCGCCTGGTGGACAGCGGGCGCCAGAACATCGATTTCAGCAACGTGGACATCTCGGAGCTGAGCAGCGAAGTTATTGGCAACATGGACACTTTCGACGTCCATGAGTTTGACCAATACCTGCCCCTCAACGGCCACTCAGCCCTTCCCGCGGAGCCGGGCCAGCCCGCCGGCAGCTCCTACGGGGGTGCCTCCTACTCGCACTCCGGGGCAGCGGGCATTGGGGCATCCCCTGTGTGGTCCCACAAGGGAGCCCCGTCAGCCTCCGCATCGCCTGAGGCTGGTCCTCCTCGGCCGCACATCAAGACAGAGCAGCTGAGTCCCGGCCACTATGGTGACCAGTCGCATGGCTCTCCAGGCCGTACCGACTACAGCTCCTACAGTGCCCAGGCCAGCGTCACCACAGCGGCCCCTGCTGTGGCCGCCAGCTCCTTCACCAGCTCCCAGTGCGACTACACCGACCTGCAGGCCCCCAACTACTATAGCCCGTATGCTGGCTACCCATCCAGCCTCTATCAGTACCCCTACTTCCACTCATCCCGCCGGCCCTACACCTCGCCCCTGCTCAGCAGCCTCTCGGTGCCGCCCGCCCACAGCCCCCCCAGTAACTGGGACCAGCCCGTGTATACCACCCTGACCAGACCCTGA